Proteins from one Salvelinus alpinus chromosome 34, SLU_Salpinus.1, whole genome shotgun sequence genomic window:
- the rmnd1 gene encoding required for meiotic nuclear division protein 1 homolog, giving the protein MHMFHTELDVTQRRYCSYFNMTSIRTSCFSSLICPIHNMFWTRLCRLRIQKPLGSRTCAYRFTSVKLSDPIKPHVPPRTLLAPWTTTDSGHHRTCHSSTHIQQHGWTVRRDGERDVLYAARHFNTCVKSLSAVPGQPTSTRHWSFSIQRRFYSTAPVKSVMKPVTVLGSGKKIPKGPRTKQPSRTNQPTPKEDKDIMQCIAYATADQYHLPTLCHDLIAHGFYEVDLPRDASNALVICTDNTQKPSDNATMFFFREGSVVFWNVEEKTMKKVMRILERHEIHPYEVALVHWENEEINYTIGEGNSKLQRGNFLLNSEIDPDKAVLDKFAFSNALSLSVKLAIWEVALDDFVESIQSIPEMLKSGKKIKLSRAEVMQKIGELFSLRHCINLSSDLLITPDFYWDRENLEMLYDKTCQFLNINRRVKVVNEKLQHCTELTDLMRNHLSEKHSLRLEWMIVILITIEVLFEVGRMIF; this is encoded by the exons ATGCACATGTTTCACACCGAGTTAGATGTGACTCAACGCAGATACTGTAGTTATTTTAACATGACAAGCATTAGAACATCTTGTTTTAGTAGCCTGATTTG TCCAATCCATAACATGTTCTGGACACGGTTGTGCCGACTGAGGATCCAGAAGCCTTTGGGGAGTAGGACATGTGCCTATAGGTTCACCTCTGTCAAGCTGTCAGACCCTATCAAGCCGCATGTACCACCTAGAACTCTACTAGCTCCCTGGACCACCACAGACTCTGGTCATCATAGGACGTGTCACTCAAGCACACACATCCAACAGCATGGCTGGACTGTCAGACGAGACGGGGAGCGAGATGTTTTGTATGCGGCACGACATTTTAACACCTGTGTTAAGTCACTATCAGCTGTCCCTGGTCAGCCCACCTCCACCAGACACTGGAGTTTCAGTATACAGAGAAGGTTTTATTCAACAGCTCCTGTTAAATCAGTGATGAAACCAGTGACCGTGCTTGGAAGTGGGAAAAAAATTCCTAAAGGCCCCAGGACCAAACAACCATCCAGAACCAATCAGCCGACCCCAAAGGAGGACAAG GATATAATGCAGTGCATTGCCTATGCAACAGCAGACCAGTACCATCTGCCAACACTCTGCCATGACCTCATAGCCCACGGCTTCTACGAAGTAGATTTACCAAGAG atGCCTCAAATGCACTCGTAATATGCACTGACAATACCCAAAAACCCAGTGATAATGCAACAATGTTCTTCTTCAG GGAGGGATCAGTGGTCTTTTGGAATGTTGAAGAGAAAACA ATGAAGAAAGTGATGAGGATCTTGGAGCGGCATGAGATTCATCCCTACGAGGTAGCTCTGGTCCACTGGGAAAATGAAGAGATCAACTACACTATTGGAGA GGGAAACTCAAAGCTACAACGTGGTAACTTCCTGCTGAACAGTGAAATAGATCCTGACAAGGCCGTGCTGGATAAATTTGCATTTTCAAATGCCCTTTCTTTGTCAG TGAAACTGGCCATATGGGAGGTGGCTTTGGATGACTTTGTGGAGTCGATTCAGTCAATTCCAGAG ATGCTGAAATCTGGGAAAAAAATAAAGCTGTCCAGAGCAGAGGTTATGCAGAAGATCGGAGAACTCTTTTCTCTGAG ACACTGTATCAACCTGAGCTCTGACCTACTGATCACGCCAGACTTCTACTGGGACAGAGAGAACCTGGAGATGCTCTATGACAAGACGTGTCAGTTCCTCAACATTAACCGCCGGGTCAAG GTAGTGAATGAGAAACTGCAGCACTGCACGGAGCTGACAGACCTAATGAGGAACCACTTGAGTGAGAAGCACAGCTTGAGGCTGGAGTGGATGATCGTCATCCTCATCACTATCGAG GTGTTGTTTGAAGTTGGCAGAATGATTTTCTGA
- the LOC139563597 gene encoding A-kinase anchor protein 12-like, translating into MGATESRRPEDSSKSEDGGTVANEESANDVQDDESTDAKLLQKNGQISGLSEKAEDQTEEVNVLCEDGVVAEVGETNSSIVSQKEDIPEMIETLTEEVPPLENADSDGKESPDADDEASTNETETDVKLNEVNDSFKKFFSSIGLKFTLKKDSDTIPEVSPKKEEDEARIPEDSKDAEETTIDNAEENTEQSTPEDLTDDTIKECVGHTPELVDDTLEAYIDEAPTNVVADSPVEPADDSTSHPTMMDLTFEEFLNETTKEQTTETIESKEEITPEEVAQAEGEAPAIPIPIVEEMSPFKRFFLTGKIHKQVKQPMKQPKEESKEVVMEEVKEEPKTEPKEEVNEEPKDEVKEEVIPTEETDTPAPTIPDVEEEIISPIKKFFTTGIFAGLNKNKKYLGEETPKDETVEKEHEPQSIEKQEDVNTPEEASLEQEQTKDEISPDVETISVIEGKQNENEVQETVTDSLMAETSNVPELMMSNVPKISDNREDVLEEQPATEELQTIISNGAELLSFQEEAKSQGSSVQDILEEQSPSLGFVTVITNEAETNEDKLLSSQEKAKSQESLEGQFHSWGFVTVTEYVPEEEPAPKVLLTVTSNEAETNEAETNEAKLLDSQEKAKSQGGPVQEEQSPSLGFHTVISNEAELLSSQEKAKNQGSPLRKLLYGAGLKKLSRKRRGKKSDELTRSGEHVTEDLLSSTESEEYQRGEHPASSTEELAAEQVKMSAPLGSSHESDSDITSDGERKKDGTWTSFKKLMTPTRRPKRSSESEDELALVGSHEEPKQCEGEQVLERFTEETKKKVEISVSWEALLCGSAKRRGRKTSDSEEEAPMNEGETLSEPGNTAESPLDSSQEEGYEHLNSSPEQAVSPLESEGGSTWKSLKKLVTSNRKAKTEEASKVSSPEQMASDSEITKEESSFSLKKLIPGRKKRKNGGKQEPISSDEADKGVGSDDEEDSETPAVVPMSEFDAEELGEKHRILTEAVIETPLHITEEITQPDVSRLVTESAISKDTLPTEAEKAQAKDTVEQLAPSTSPTATKDFEDLTEFISKHQQLSDIPEEGVIEETIATQVSTAEEATRDDTIAEDLIELTSEAVTAPEPLDDESTEMVSAVSQLTEESPKTSGNTTPVPAEYELKDTEVILHEAVEIINRTPTLSSVITKDLHLEAVTVSVSPQILQTPKETEATVLTAHEKSDAVVICTGEESQQIDAVDESPVTHVVECPLEVSKVVPTELAPEETEESGAAGITTDEVHKAEDESIPIMHIKIEKDQQTELVNELEEIRPVATVNSEEGVAQLEGKAIAEDTPQPDTERLEVSVTNKLVFTQALTEVTLKEEKDVSEDSEDVSEDSVDMENTPVAETITCDVQDVATAIPDVLKLESSNVLESLIGIVAPEVESPEKMDCVGALSPLVDSSMVQTLKKGDMVVRKNVPSAQFVDGLEIRVQVTDAEIKSAEETVETVLEVSSTDVNDHETLVQQVNAEIESAEAHVETTLELGTTDDHEITVQVADAELKSAQVIIENVLEVGLTDVTDHEIKVQEMDVEIESAEAIVDAVFVVLTDVKGHEIQVQVTDANAEIGSAEAILETALEVVSSTDVKEVIDICDKMEDKGEGENAIEKIEEAMFEEESSIITQEILQHVQQNSSEADSNVVPQSSEKAEIELTSEAEVSKSPEGIPVVAVTDAQGCTGVAAQVQNKIHLFENYLELNTQGIVHKPSDKETEPSISLKVDTVCEDRTTPETFAESTFEVDKVPDDIVPNTFVESCLQSNVQEVYGTEVEFFIAPEVDSESTSGHEKELVGMVVQSAKESVESFEKRLSIESHVHIHLHIEPRDAGVVSAGLDSPPLAIWPPPSTTAVNTDSFLKESIESASTTAKSAVNTDCVPTESMESTQLCEVSQIEQTNDTAPPVPLHTPPAPLHTTPAPLHIPPAPLHTRTELVVCTPNPEAEQVMMNAEESILHTEDENDQEVWLDAEEDFGTVKSHVLEVLSNKIGGGVEEMLQVSEEVFDIALEPQSFQSISENK; encoded by the exons ATGGGGGCGACTGAATCTAGGCGGCCGGAGGATAGCAGCAAGAGCGAGGACGGGGGAACTGTGGCGAATGAGGAAAGTGCGAACGATGTCCAGGATGACGAGAGTACTGATGCGAAG TTACTCCAAAAGAATGGACAGATCTCCGGACTGAGTGAAAAAGCAGAGGACCAGACTGAGGAGGTCAATGTCCTGTGTGAAGACGGAGTCGTTGCAGAGG TTGGTGAGACAAATTCATCTATTGTTTCTCAGAAAGAGGACATTCCGGAGATGATAGAGACTCTCACAGAGGAGGTACCGCCTCTGGAAAACGCAGACAGTGATGGGAAGGAATCACCAGATGCAGACGACGAAGCATCAACAAATGAGACTGAAACAGACGTTAAATTGAATGAAGTCAATGATAGTTTTAAAAAGTTCTTCAGTTCAATTGGTTTAAAATTCACATTGAAAAAAGACTCTGACACAATACCAGAAGTGAGCCCTAAGAAAGAAGAGGATGAAGCACGTATTCCCGAAGACAGCAAGGATGCAGAGGAGACCACTATAGATAATGCTGAGGAGAATACTGAGCAGAGCACGCCTGAGGATCTGACTGATGATACGATAAAAGAATGTGTTGGCCATACACCAGAGCTTGTAGATGATACACTAGAAGCATATATTGACGAAGCACCGACCAACGTTGTTGCTGATTCACCAGTGGAACCGGCTGATGATTCTACCTCTCATCCTACGATGATGGACCTCACATTTGAAGAGTTCCTTAATGAAACCACCAAGGAACAGACCACTGAAACAATAGAATCAAAGGAGGAAATCACACCTGAAGAAGTGgcacaggcagagggagaggcacCAGCCATACCCATTCCTATAGTTGAAGAAATGTCTCCATTTAAACGTTTTTTCCTGACAGGAAAAATACACAAGCAGGTCAAGCAACCCATGAAACAACCCAAGGAGGAATCTAAGGAGGTAGTCATGGAAGAAGTCAAGGAAGAACCCAAGACAGAACCCAAGGAAGAAGTCAATGAGGAACCCAAGGACGAAGTCAAGGAGGAAGTAATCCCTACTGAAGAGACAGACACACCAGCACCAACCATTCCGGATGTTGAAGAAGAAATTATATCCCCGATTAAGAAGTTTTTCACCACGGGAATCTTCGCtggtttaaataaaaataaaaaatatttaggaGAGGAAACGCCCAAAGATGAAACTGTTGAGAAAGAACACGAACCGCAAAGCATTGAAAAACAGGAGGATGTAAACACACCAGAGGAAGCTAGTCTTGAGCAAGAACAAACAAAAGACGAGATCAGTCCAGATGTTGAGACAATATCGGTCATTGAGGGGAAACAAAATGAGAATGAAGTTCAAGAGACAGTAACAGATTCCCTGATGGCTGAGACATCCAATGTCCCTGAACTGATGATGAGTAATGTCCCTAAAATTAGTGACAATAGAGAGGATGTCCTTGAAGAGCAGCCAGCTACTGAGGAATTACAGACAATTATCTCAAATGGAGCTGAACTTCTTAGCTTTCAAGAGGAAGCTAAAAGTCAAGGAAGTTCAGTCCAGGATATTCTTGAAGAGCAGTCTCCTTCTTTGGGATTTGTAACAGTTATAACAAATGAAGCTGAAACAAATGAAGACAAACTTCTTAGCTCTCAAGAGAAAGCTAAAAGCCAGGAAAGTCTTGAAGGACAGTTTCATTCATGGGGATTCGTCACAGTCACAGAATATGTTCCTGAAGAGGAGCCAGCTCCTAAGGTATTACTGACAGTTACCTCAAATGAAGCTGAAACAAATGAAGCTGAAACAAATGAAGCTAAACTTCTTGACTCACAAGAGAAAGCTAAAAGCCAAGGAGGTCCAGTCCAAGAAGAGCAGTCTCCTTCTTTGGGATTCCACACAGTTATCTCAAATGAAGCTGAACTTCTTAGCTCACAAGAGAAAGCTAAAAACCAAGGAAGTCCACTCAGGAAGCTCTTATATGGGGCTGGTTTGAAGAAGCTTTCTAGGAAGCGGAGAGGTAAGAAATCAGATGAGTTGACCAGGTCTGGTGAGCATGTTACTGAGGATTTACTGTCATCCACAGAGTCAGAGGAGTACCAGAGAGGAGAACATCCTGCCTCTTCAACAGAAGAATTAGCAGCAGAACAGGTAAAAATGTCTGCTCCGTTAGGGTCAAGCCACGAATCAGATAGTGATATAACCTCTGACGGTGAAAGGAAAAAGGATGGCACCTGGACTTCTTTCAAAAAGCTAATGACGCCCACAAGACGTCCCAAAAGATCTTCTGAGAGTGAGGATGAGTTAGCACTTGTAGGCTCACATGAGGAGCCAAAGCAATGTGAAGGAGAGCAGGTACTAGAACGTTTCACAGAAGAGACCAAAAAGAAAGTAGAAATATCTGTTTCTTGGGAGGCCCTCCTATGTGGATCTGCAAAGAGGAGGGGAAGAAAAACATCTGACTCAGAGGAGGAAGCACCCATGAATGAAGGTGAAACACTAAGTGAACCTGGAAACACTGCAGAGTCTCCACTGGACAGTTCTCAGGAGGAAGGTTATGAACATTTGAACTCTTCCCCTGAGCAAGCTGTAAGTCCCTTAGAGAGTGAAGGGGGGTCAACATGGAAATCCCTTAAAAAGCTGGTCACCTCAAATAGGAAGGCAAAAACCGAGGAGGCCAGCAAAGTTAGCTCACCAGAGCAGATGGCATCTGACAGCGAAATCACCAAAGAGGAGTCTTCATTTTCTCTAAAGAAACTCATCCCTGGACGCAAAAAGCGAAAGAATGGAGGAAAGCAGGAACCAATATCTTCTGACGAGGCAGATAAAGGTGTTGGATCGGATGATGAGGAGGACTCTGAAACACCAGCAGTGGTCCCCATGTCCGAGTTTGATGCAGAAGAGCTAGGAGAGAAACACAGAATATTAACTGAGGCTGTTATAGAAACTCCATTACACATTACAGAAGAAATAACCCAGCCAGATGTCTCTAGGCTGGTCACCGAATCGGCCATATCCAAAGACACCCTGCCCACTGAAGCAGAGAAGGCTCAAGCCAAAGATACTGTGGAGCAGTTGGCcccatcaacatcccccactgcTACGAAAGACTTTGAGGATCTTACGGAATTCATAAGTAAACATCAGCAACTCAGTGATATACCTGAGGAAGGCGTAATAGAGGAGACCATTGCCACACAAGTGTCCACTGCTGAAGAAGCCACTCGAGACGATACCATAGCCGAGGACCTAATCGAGTTGACATCTGAAGCAGTCACTGCCCCAGAACCTCTAGATGATGAATCAACAGAAATGGTATCAGCAGTGTCACAGCTGACAGAGGAGTCTCCCAAAACATCAGGCAACACAACACCTGTGCCTGCAGAATACGAGTTGAAAGACACAGAGGTAATTCTGCATGAGGCGGTTGAAATCATTAACAGAACCCCAACTCTCTCATCGGTAATTACAAAAGACCTGCACTTGGAAGCAGTTACCGTTTCAGTTTCTCCACAAATATTACAGACACCAAAAGAGACGGAAGCAACAGTTTTGACAGCTCATGAAAAATCAGACGCAGTTGTAATCTGCACAGGTGAAGAGTCGCAACAAATAGATGCTGTTGATGAAAGCCCAGTGACTCATGTGGTGGAGTGTCCATTAGAAGTCAGCAAGGTAGTACCCACAGAGTTGGCACCTGAGGAAACTGAAGAGTCTGGTGCTGCAGGAATCACTACAGATGAGGTACATAAAGCTGAAGATGAATCAATTCCAATCATGCATATAAAAATTGAAAAGGACCAACAAACAGAATTGGTAAACGAGTTAGAAGAGATAAGACCAGTAGCCACTGTTAATTCAGAAGAGGGTGTAGCTCAGCTTGAAGGAAAGGCCATAGCAGAAGACACTCCACAGCCTGATACAGAGCGCCTGGAAGTTTCGGTGACAAACAAACTTGTTTTCACACAGGCTCTCACGGAGGTCACTCTTAAAGAAGAAAAAGATGTTTCGGAGGATTCGGAGGATGTTTCGGAGGATTCTGTAGACATGGAGAATACACCAGTTGCAGAAACAATCACATGTGACGTTCAAGATGTCGCTACTGCAATACCTGACGTTCTGAAGTTAGAATCATCAAATGTTTTGGAATCTTTGATTGGCATAGTGGCACCTGAAGTAGAATCCCCAGAGAAAATGGATTGTGTGGGTGCTCTAAGCCCACTTGTAGACTCTTCTATGGTTCAGACACTAAAGAAAGGGGACATGGTTGTGAGGAAGAATGTGCCATCAGCACAGTTTGTTGATGGTCTTGAGATCCGAGTACAAGTGACGGATGCAGAGATAAAGTCAGCTGAAGAAACTGTTGAAACAGTGCTTGAAGTTAGCTCAACTGATGTCAATGATCACGAGACTCTTGTACAACAGGTGAACGCTGAGATTGAATCAGCTGAAGCACATGTTGAGACAACGCTTGAGTTGGGCACAACTGACGATCACGAGATCACAGTACAAGTGGCGGATGCAGAGCTAAAGTCTGCTCAAGTAATTATTGAGAATGTGCTTGAAGTTGGCTTAACTGATGTCACTGATCATGAGATCAAAGTACAAGAGATGGATGTAGAGATTGAATCAGCTGAAGCAATTGTTGATGCAGTTTTTGTGGTCTTAACTGATGTCAAGGGTCATGAGATCCAAGTGCAAGTGACGGATGCAAATGCTGAGATTGGGTCAGCTGAAGCGATTCTGGAGACAGCACTTGAGGTGGTTTCCTCAACCGATGTTAAGGAAGTCATAGACATTTGTGACAAAatggaggacaaaggagagggTGAGAATGCCATTGAGAAGATTGAGGAGGCCATGTTTGAAGAGGAAAGCAGTATTATAACTCAAGAAATTCTCCAACATGTACAGCAGAACTCATCAGAAGCTGACTCCAATGTTGTACCACAATCAAGTGAAAAGGCTGAAATTGAATTAACGAGTGAAGCCGAAGTTTCTAAATCACCAGAGGGTATACCAGTGGTGGCAGTTACAGATGCTCAAGGATGTACAGGTGTAGCTGCACAGGTGCAAAATAAAATTCACTTATTTGAAAACTACTTAGAACTTAATACTCAGGGAATTGTGCACAAACCTTCAGACAAAGAAACTGAGCCCTCAATTTCTCTCAAAGTTGATACAGTATGTGAGGATAGAACAACTCCCGAGACATTTGCAGAGTCTACTTTCGAGGTTGACAAAGTACCAGATGACATAGTTCCCAATACATTTGTAGAGTCCTGTTTGCAGTCAAATGTGCAAGAAGTTTATGGAACGGAGGTTGAATTTTTTATTGCGCCCGAAGTAGATTCAGAATCTACCAGTGGGCATGAGAAAGAACTGGTTGGAATGGTAGTACAATCAGCAAAGGAATCAGTTGAATCGTTTGAAAAGAGACTATCTATTGAATCCCATGTCCATATCCATCTTCACATTGAACCCAGAGACGCTGGAGTGGTGTCTGCAGGATTGGATTCACCACCACTTGCTATTTGGCCACCTCCAAGTACTACTGCAGTGAACACTGATAGCTTTCTGAAAGAATCAATAGAAAGTGCAAGTACTACTGCAAAAAGTGCTGTGAATACTGACTGTGTTCCAACAGAATCAATGGAAAGTACTCAACTTTGTGAAGTCAGTCAAATTGAGCAAACAAATGACACTGCACCTCCTGTGCCACTGCATACCCCTCCAGCGCCACTGCATACGACTCCAGCACCACTGCATATCCCTCCAGCACCACTGCATACCCGAACTGAACTAGTGGTGTGCACCCCAAACCCTGAAGCAGAACAGGTAATGATGAATGCAGAAGAGTCTATCCTACACACAGAGGACGAGAATGACCAAGAAGTGTGGCTGGATGCTGAGGAAGATTTTGGCACAGTAAAATCCCATGTCTTAGAAGTTCTGAGCAACAAAATaggtggaggagtagaggagatgcTGCAGGTCAGTGAAGAGGTCTTTGATATTGCACTTGAGCCTCAAAGCTTTCAATCTATAAGTGAAAACAAATAA